ATAAAGCCATCAGTGAGCAGGCACAGTGCGTAAGGTTCCACATGATCAGGCCATGTAGAGGGGCTTGTATCCAAAACGCTTGCAGATTCAGAGAGTTTGCTAGGACTTCCAGGTGAAACTTTTACCTCTTCTGGGAAAAGCAAGTTTTTCCCTTACTGGGACTTGTTCACGGGGAAGAACCATTTAGAGAAAACACCGGAAGGTGAATATCCCCAGTAGCTTCCTCGTTGCTTATCAGGAAAAGACAAGTAAGAAGGTAGCCTTTCTTCTCCACCCCACCACTCCCACTCCTTGAGCTGAGCTTGTCTTAAAGCTGGTGGTTATGACTGGACTCACCTTCAGTGCCGGTCGCGAACAGACCCTTGCAACTGACTGAATGAGCAGAGCATAACATGTTCCCTCTTGTTAGCTCAGCCACATTAACGCACCGTGCTTCTGGCTCCTTGCCTGTGGCAATTGCACAACAAGACACCTTTGCCTAGGCTGCCCCCGTGAAGGTACACCACTGCCACAGGTAAGGAATGCAGGTAAGCTCAGCTAACGCAGCTCAGTGAACAGCTACCTTAACCACTTGTAACTGCTGGTCCACACCTCCACTGACTCGTATACGGCTACAGTAGGAACAGAGGAATCCCGTGGTGCCTATGGGTGTTATACCCACACGCTGCTGTTTAGTGACAGCTAACCTGTTCATTTtattgttcattttaaaaagggaacAACGCATTGTTAAACTTGGCATTATAAAGTAATTTTGGGGGACTGGGGGCGGGGCAGAGACCCCCATTCCTGctgcggaggaagaggaggcagccgGGAGGGAGGCAACAGCATCACGGCTCCACTTACGCTTTTCTctctgaaaggaaagagagaggagggGGCTTAGCAGTGGGCGGGGGCGGCAGGTGCGGGGGTCCTGGGGTGGCACTCACTGCTGAAGAAGCCCCGTCTGTAGGCGAACCAGACGCCGAAGACTGCCAGTGCCTGCACCAtcagcagcaccagctccgcCGCCACGATGCCGCCCACGTTGACCTCACCTGCGGAGAGCGGGACGGCAACGTCGGAGGGGTCCCAGCACGGGGACCCTCCGCTCGTGCCCGCGGGACCCCGGGAACCCCAGCCGGAGAGGCTGCAGGGGcccccagagcagccccagccgcGAGTGGGGCCAGTGGCGGCATGGGAGCCAGCTCCAAGGGGCACCGGGCTGCCGTCCCCGCTCTGCCCGGCGCCAGCAGCAGGGTCCCGTCAGCCTGCAGGGCCATTAACAGCCCAGCTAATTACCGCCCCCGAACCCAGGGGGGCGAAGTGCTGGCAGTGTCGCCCCCAGTGCGGCCGGGGCAGAGCCTTACTGGCTTCCATGTGGACGGTGTCATCGGACGTCTGCGGGGAGCTCACGCTGTTGGTTGCCTCGCAGGAGTAGTCGCCGGTGTTGGCAGCGCACCAGGGCTCGAAGatctggaggggagcagggggtgagggcaggggagggggggtccccaggcGCAGGGCTCCCAGCTCCCCCGTGGTGGGGTCCAGGGTGTAGGAGGAGTTCCAGAAGGCCAGGCTGCCCTCGGGGTCGGTGGGCATAAGCACCCTGTCCTTGTACCAGCGGAAGGTGGGTGGCGGCGAGCCGTCCGTCTCGGTGCAGTGCAGCACGGCCTTGCTGCCGATGGTGGCCAAGCTGGTGACGTGGGCCACCGGCTtggagggcagcactgcaggagaGCATGGCGTCGGGGCGGGCACGGCATGGCAGGACAGTAGGGACGGCATCCTGCCCCAGCCAGCTGAGCCCTGCCACGGCGAGGACTGGGACGAGCTCGGCCGGGGGCCGGGATGTggcagcggggcggcagggcCAGGCACGGGGGGCCGGGCGCAGGGGGCGGCTGCACCTTGGACGATGAGGTTGACCTCCGACTGGGTGATCTGGCTGCCATTGCCCACCACCTCGCAGATGTACTTCCCCGTGTCCTCCCGCGCTCACTGCGCTGAAGCGGATGTAGTCATTCGAGAACTGGACCCGGTTCTTGTACGGCTCTGCCGGGAGAGGCGATGGGGCTGGGATCCGGCACCAGCGGGGGGATGGGCGGCCGCACTGCACCATGCCCCAGCCGTACCTGTCAGCTCCCCGCCGTAGTACAGGAGCACGAGCGAGGAGCCCTTCTGGAACTTCCACTCGGCTGCTGGAGCTGTGCCGACAGGCTGAGCAGGAGATGATGGCGGCTGCTGGGGCAAAGCGATGCTGCGGGCGCGTGCCGACGCACCGGAACGGCGCCGTGCTCACGTCCTGCGGTGGGCGGCAGTCCAAACCGGGACCCCTCGGACCCTCCACGGTCCAGTGTCGCGGGGGAAGCCCACCCCCAGCGCCGGGCTCCGGGACGAGCTCCATGGgcagcgccagcggggcaggggacGCAGCTGCGGCGCGGACCCCGGGGtgacggggcggggggccgcAGCCGGGCACTCACGCTTGTTCTCAGGCATTTCCTTGGTCTCGGAGGTGACCCGGGCTCCCACGAGGGACGCTGCGAGGGGAGGACACGGCTCAGGGAcgggggccggggagcggggcaggctgCGGCCGGGTCAGCGGGTGCGGCAGCCCCGAGGCAGCGGCGACGGTCCCGGGGCAGGGTGACGGCACGCTACGCCGCGCCGCCCGGCCTGTCGCAGCTCCGGGAGCCAGAAAATCCCGTCCTGCCTGCTCCGGCGCGGCCCGgcacccccaccctgccccgttCCTGCCTGGCCGCCGGTCAGCGAAGCTCTCTCGCGCCCACGAGCCCGACCTCGCGCtccgccccgggccgccccgcgccgggaGGTCCCGCCGGGTTATCAACAGCCGTTATCGCGGGGCACGGCGGCCCCGGACCCCCACCCCGCCAGAAACCGGGCTCCCGCGAGTGGGGACGGCGGCCGGCACCGGGGGACCCCCTCGGGCAATCCACGGCCGGCCCCGGGCGGCAGCGCCGCGACTCCCGGtaccgccccggcccccggccgcgcccggcaccgccccgccccgccgccccccggtgccggccccgccgggcgctccgctgcccgccccggcccgcacTCACTGGCCGCCGCACGCAGCAGCAGCGCCCAAGCCCCagagccgccccgccccgccgcgccgcgccgcgccgcgccacTCCCACCATGGGCACCACCGCTCTGCCCCCCGCGCCCTCTCCAGATGCGGTCCCGGCCAGGTGGGCCCCGCCCCCTGGCCCGCCCCTCGGGGCAGGGCCAACGAGGCTCCGCCCCTCCGCCAGGTGCTGGGgagccccagccccccgccgcggccccatTGGTCGCGCCGCCTGTCTCCTCGAGGAGGGGCGCGCCCCGCTCTACTGACTGGCTGGCtcggccccgcagcgccggcgcGACTGGCTGAGGAGAAGGGGCGGTGCGCGCGACAGGTGTGGAGAGGGCGAGGCCCGCCGGCCAATCGGAGCGAGAAATTAACTTCTGGCCAATGGACGCGCTGTGCGGCCCTCGTGCCGGCCCTCGGGCGGCGACCCGGGCGTTGCCATAGCGACGGGGCCTGCGGCCAGCTCCGCTCCGAGCggcctcccagtgctcccagtgccctcccagtaaCCCCCCCGGGTCCTCCGTCCCCCATGATACCCCCTACTCACGGCACAGCAACGTCACACCCTGACCTCGCGGCCCGGTGACATCACGGCGCAGCGACACCGCAGCACGGTGAAGTCACAGGGACGGATGGGGGGGGCAATGGGGGTTCCCTGGG
This DNA window, taken from Opisthocomus hoazin isolate bOpiHoa1 chromosome Z, bOpiHoa1.hap1, whole genome shotgun sequence, encodes the following:
- the LOC142365734 gene encoding LOW QUALITY PROTEIN: junctional adhesion molecule A-like (The sequence of the model RefSeq protein was modified relative to this genomic sequence to represent the inferred CDS: inserted 2 bases in 1 codon; deleted 1 base in 1 codon) produces the protein RSLPRSPAPVPEPCPPLAASLVGARVTSETKEMPENKPAIISCSACRHSSSSXEWKFQKGSSLVLLYYGGELTEPYKNRVQFSNDYIRFSAVSREDTGKYICEVVGNGSQITQSEVNLIVQVLPSKPVAHVTSLATIGSKAVLHCTETDGSPPPTFRWYKDRVLMPTDPEGSLAFWNSSYTLDPTTGELGALRLGTPPPLPSPPAPLQIFEPWCAANTGDYSCEATNSVSSPQTSDDTVHMEASEVNVGGIVAAELVLLMVQALAVFGVWFAYRRGFFSKRKA